From Halotia branconii CENA392, the proteins below share one genomic window:
- a CDS encoding hybrid sensor histidine kinase/response regulator: protein MNDYTLLDLFGQEIETQVSILKESLTALRTQPSSLTDLEQATQAVHSIWGSSKLVEREVAAELAQIIKECFIAAQNSTVTFGDEQIDLLLHGCSLLLSIGKASEVEIERWMSEHAWELSTTQKAISIFLTSKTTNVSFQKPESEKAGEHTSTALSNQGAGSRERNHPQKENLRAGVSPVEQSSGARFVPFSPPPASYQSFINDIQEPENSQIDLPLHLGEETQSTLSPEIIPIAVVASANLTTIGSDDSSMMDLFRLELETQVNLMNEGLLALENNLKSAQALETLMRAAHSIKGSARIVALDAVVNLAHVMEDCFVAAQNQKITLNSDHVDILLEGADLLQGISQVSNAELPNWLTNQNIAFMRTQSAVAAILNPQPAQEVRKQEAKTEISVSPTPSSNKLTSLESSISSLNQSPSPIEFANHPGVESQSLSSQDRSLPSSATSASEQTLAQDRVVRVSAENLNRIMGLAGESLIEANWLQPHADSMMSLKWRLVELSRTLEKLQDTLERGNYEQVGKQYLDEARHKEQECLTLLSDRLNELELYAQRTANLSDRLYREVITSNMRPFADGIQGFPRMIRDLARKLNKKVNLEIVGKATSVDRDILKKLEAPLTHILRNATDHGIELPQERIAAGKLAEGTIRLEAFHRGGMLAITVSDDGRGINSENLRQKIVHKNLANSEIAAQLTDTELMEFLFLPGFSTAKQVTEISGRGVGLDIAKSMAQEVGGTVRAVSQAGKGTSFHFQLPLTLSVVRTLLVEISGKTYAIPLARIEQIVTVDKAEIAEVENRQYFAMNQQNIGLIAAHQVLELPKSLDASDSLSVVIISDHASIYGLVVDKFLGERDLVVRPLDSRLCKVRDISATSLLGDGSPILIVDVSDMVRTIDAILNIGQLNKVGLQTTVILDQRQKVLVVDDSITVREMERKLLENRGYNVDIAVNGMEAWNAVRTNHYDLVVSDIDMPRMNGIELVRQIRSHPRLHSLPVIIVSYRDRPEDRIQGLEAGADYYLTKSSFHDSTLIDAVVDLIGR from the coding sequence ATGAATGATTACACTTTATTAGATTTATTTGGCCAGGAAATCGAGACTCAGGTATCTATCCTCAAAGAATCTTTAACTGCACTGAGAACACAACCATCTTCTCTAACTGACTTAGAACAAGCAACTCAAGCAGTACATTCTATTTGGGGAAGTTCCAAATTAGTCGAACGAGAAGTAGCTGCTGAGTTAGCACAAATTATTAAGGAGTGTTTTATTGCCGCCCAAAACAGTACTGTTACTTTTGGTGACGAACAAATTGATCTTTTACTTCATGGCTGCTCTTTGCTCTTGAGTATTGGTAAAGCATCAGAAGTAGAAATTGAACGTTGGATGTCAGAACATGCTTGGGAACTCTCAACAACTCAAAAAGCTATCTCAATCTTTTTGACCTCTAAAACAACTAATGTGTCTTTCCAAAAACCAGAGAGTGAAAAAGCAGGGGAGCATACTTCGACTGCGCTCAGTAACCAGGGAGCAGGGAGCAGGGAGAGAAACCACCCACAAAAAGAGAACTTGCGTGCGGGAGTTTCCCCCGTTGAGCAAAGTTCGGGGGCAAGGTTTGTACCTTTTTCCCCGCCCCCTGCCTCTTATCAATCATTTATTAATGATATTCAAGAACCAGAAAACTCTCAAATCGATCTGCCGTTGCATCTTGGGGAAGAAACACAAAGTACATTATCTCCAGAAATTATTCCAATCGCTGTAGTTGCATCCGCAAATTTAACTACCATAGGCAGCGATGACAGTTCCATGATGGATTTATTTCGCTTAGAACTGGAGACGCAGGTTAACCTGATGAACGAGGGGTTATTGGCATTAGAAAATAATCTAAAATCTGCCCAAGCATTAGAAACCTTAATGCGCGCAGCTCATTCAATCAAAGGATCTGCTAGGATTGTTGCCCTGGATGCAGTAGTCAACTTAGCTCATGTGATGGAAGATTGCTTTGTTGCCGCCCAAAATCAAAAAATTACGCTAAATTCTGACCATGTTGATATTCTCCTAGAAGGAGCAGATTTATTACAAGGTATCAGCCAAGTTAGTAATGCAGAGTTGCCCAATTGGTTGACCAACCAAAATATAGCTTTTATGAGGACGCAATCGGCAGTCGCTGCGATTTTGAATCCGCAGCCAGCACAAGAGGTGAGGAAGCAAGAGGCAAAAACAGAAATATCTGTATCTCCAACACCAAGTTCAAACAAACTTACTTCTTTAGAATCATCTATATCATCTCTAAATCAGTCTCCCTCACCAATAGAGTTTGCTAATCATCCAGGTGTAGAGTCACAATCTCTTTCTTCCCAAGATAGGAGTCTGCCATCATCAGCAACATCTGCATCCGAACAAACCCTAGCACAAGATCGGGTAGTGCGAGTGAGTGCAGAAAACTTGAACCGGATTATGGGTTTAGCAGGGGAATCTTTAATCGAAGCTAACTGGTTGCAACCCCACGCAGACTCAATGATGTCTTTAAAATGGCGCTTGGTAGAGTTATCAAGAACTTTAGAAAAGTTACAGGATACTCTAGAACGGGGCAATTATGAACAAGTGGGAAAACAGTATTTAGATGAAGCCAGACACAAAGAACAAGAATGCCTGACTTTATTGAGCGATCGCCTCAATGAATTAGAATTATACGCTCAACGGACTGCAAATTTATCTGACCGCCTTTACCGAGAAGTCATTACTTCTAATATGCGTCCGTTTGCAGACGGTATCCAAGGTTTTCCCCGAATGATTCGTGATTTAGCACGTAAGTTAAACAAGAAAGTTAACTTAGAAATTGTCGGCAAAGCAACATCTGTAGACAGGGACATTCTCAAGAAATTGGAAGCACCCTTAACACACATTTTGCGAAATGCTACTGACCACGGAATTGAGTTGCCCCAAGAACGAATAGCAGCCGGAAAATTGGCAGAAGGCACAATCCGCTTAGAGGCATTTCATCGGGGAGGAATGCTAGCAATTACTGTATCCGATGATGGACGAGGTATTAATTCAGAAAACTTACGTCAAAAAATTGTTCACAAAAATCTCGCAAATTCAGAAATAGCTGCTCAATTGACAGATACTGAATTGATGGAGTTTTTATTTTTACCGGGATTTTCTACAGCCAAGCAAGTGACAGAAATTTCTGGACGGGGTGTAGGATTGGATATTGCCAAAAGTATGGCACAGGAGGTAGGAGGAACTGTACGTGCTGTATCCCAAGCTGGAAAAGGAACTAGTTTTCACTTCCAACTACCGCTAACGCTGTCGGTGGTGCGAACGCTGTTAGTCGAAATCTCTGGCAAAACCTATGCTATTCCTTTAGCCAGAATTGAGCAAATTGTCACAGTCGATAAAGCTGAAATTGCAGAGGTGGAAAATCGTCAATATTTTGCAATGAATCAACAAAATATAGGTTTAATCGCTGCTCATCAAGTATTAGAATTACCGAAATCTCTAGATGCCTCTGACTCGCTTTCAGTGGTAATAATTAGTGACCACGCTAGTATTTACGGATTGGTGGTAGACAAGTTTCTAGGCGAACGTGATTTGGTCGTCAGACCTCTTGACTCCCGTTTATGTAAAGTCCGAGATATTAGTGCGACATCTTTATTAGGGGATGGTTCGCCTATTTTAATTGTAGATGTCTCAGATATGGTCAGGACAATAGATGCCATTCTCAATATCGGACAATTAAATAAAGTGGGGCTACAGACAACAGTAATTTTAGATCAGCGTCAAAAAGTTTTGGTGGTAGACGATTCAATTACGGTGCGGGAAATGGAGCGCAAGCTGTTAGAAAATCGTGGTTATAACGTAGATATTGCTGTTAATGGAATGGAGGCATGGAATGCTGTGCGTACCAACCACTACGATTTAGTAGTTAGCGATATTGATATGCCGCGGATGAATGGTATCGAATTGGTACGGCAGATCAGAAGTCATCCGCGCTTGCATTCGCTGCCTGTGATTATTGTTTCTTATCGCGATCGCCCCGAAGACCGCATTCAGGGCTTGGAAGCTGGTGCTGATTACTACTTGACAAAAAGTAGTTTTCATGATTCAACGCTGATTGATGCCGTAGTCGATTTAATTGGTCGTTAA
- a CDS encoding chemotaxis protein CheW — protein sequence MNNHLDNSSAWENQIIDRPVLNDCWNQIGVMGDRSCTELKNVIHCHDCLVFAAVGDSLLERKPPLNYVNEWINVLAETPVDEETQNNETIIKTAEALSVMIFCLGNEQLALSAKVLQEVTHPCVIQPLPHRSNKLFLGLVNIRGETLLCASLSHLLNLDLESTQENSSPPKSVNTQRMMVAGHQNEKWVFPVDEVYGIYRFHLNELRDAPVVIAKAAQAYTQGIINWQGKKVNCLDSELLFYTLNSKIL from the coding sequence ATGAATAACCATTTAGATAATTCATCTGCTTGGGAAAATCAAATCATTGATCGTCCCGTCTTAAATGATTGCTGGAATCAAATTGGGGTAATGGGCGATCGCTCCTGTACAGAGCTAAAAAACGTCATTCATTGTCATGATTGTCTAGTTTTTGCTGCGGTTGGAGATAGTTTGTTAGAACGAAAGCCACCACTTAATTATGTCAACGAGTGGATTAATGTATTGGCAGAAACACCCGTTGATGAAGAAACCCAAAATAATGAAACTATTATTAAAACAGCAGAAGCCCTTTCTGTAATGATTTTTTGTCTGGGAAATGAACAATTAGCCTTGAGTGCTAAAGTTTTGCAAGAAGTTACTCATCCCTGTGTTATTCAACCTCTACCCCACCGCAGCAACAAATTATTTTTGGGATTAGTGAATATTCGAGGAGAAACTTTACTTTGTGCGTCTCTGAGCCACTTATTAAACTTAGACTTAGAATCAACTCAAGAAAATTCTTCACCTCCCAAATCTGTAAACACACAACGCATGATGGTAGCAGGACATCAAAATGAGAAATGGGTGTTTCCAGTTGATGAGGTTTATGGCATTTATCGCTTTCATCTAAATGAGTTACGAGATGCGCCTGTTGTTATAGCTAAAGCTGCTCAAGCCTACACCCAAGGCATCATTAACTGGCAGGGCAAGAAAGTCAATTGTCTTGACTCTGAATTATTGTTTTACACCCTCAATAGCAAAATCTTGTAG
- a CDS encoding HAMP domain-containing methyl-accepting chemotaxis protein: MISNAFKDQSLQGRIMTAFMFMGALVLIVALIGLVGTFQLSNNIDTLSNNSLPSLVGLWKVNEGKTQIESSERALLITGLTLQERQAELARIKNAWEQIDDGFKQYEVTPRTVEEDKNYKKLQENWSKWKNDHDEFLKLNQQFESLGILNPHEREVEILKQNQAASPELVIIQRAENALNRLNDRAKVNRVTFEAATASILDLLKVNENIAIKADKDAEQDSNQSKFWSLTAILLGPIIAIILGQFISKALTRQIQKSVVQITTSTTQISASGKELEATVAEQVASTNEVTATALEIAATSRELVKTMEQVGGMALATATSASHSQDELAKMENVMRQLTEATTSISSKLGVMNNKAGNINNVVVTITKVADQTSILSLNAAIEAEKAGEYGAGFAVVAREIRRLANQTAVATLEIEQIVKDMQSAVTIGVMEMDKFHKSVNDSVERVSKISYQVAEVINKVQSLPPRFQQVSQSIEEQSEGAQQISEAMGQLSQASEQTVDALRETNNALEQLDDAARGLRNSISSKN, from the coding sequence ATGATCAGCAACGCGTTTAAAGATCAATCCTTACAAGGTCGTATCATGACTGCCTTTATGTTTATGGGGGCATTGGTTCTGATTGTGGCATTGATTGGTTTGGTGGGGACGTTTCAGTTAAGTAACAATATTGATACGTTAAGTAATAATAGTTTGCCAAGTCTAGTAGGACTGTGGAAAGTCAATGAAGGGAAAACTCAAATTGAATCTTCAGAACGGGCTTTATTAATTACAGGATTAACTTTACAAGAACGACAAGCCGAATTAGCTCGAATTAAGAATGCTTGGGAGCAAATTGACGATGGATTTAAGCAATACGAAGTTACTCCGCGAACTGTTGAGGAAGATAAAAACTATAAAAAACTCCAAGAAAATTGGAGTAAATGGAAAAACGATCACGACGAATTTCTCAAGCTTAATCAGCAATTTGAAAGTTTAGGGATTCTTAATCCCCATGAAAGGGAAGTAGAAATTCTTAAGCAAAACCAAGCAGCTTCTCCAGAATTAGTAATTATTCAAAGAGCAGAAAATGCTTTGAACCGACTTAACGATCGCGCTAAAGTCAATCGTGTCACATTTGAAGCTGCGACCGCGTCAATTTTAGACCTCTTGAAAGTCAATGAAAACATTGCGATTAAAGCTGACAAAGACGCAGAACAAGATAGCAATCAGTCAAAGTTCTGGTCGTTAACCGCTATATTACTAGGACCGATAATCGCAATTATTTTAGGACAGTTTATCAGCAAGGCTTTAACTCGACAAATTCAAAAGTCTGTCGTCCAAATTACAACTTCTACTACTCAAATTTCGGCATCCGGTAAAGAATTAGAAGCTACAGTTGCAGAACAAGTAGCTTCCACAAATGAAGTCACAGCAACTGCTCTAGAAATTGCTGCTACATCTAGAGAATTAGTCAAGACAATGGAACAAGTAGGAGGTATGGCTCTAGCAACAGCGACATCGGCAAGCCATAGTCAAGATGAATTAGCAAAGATGGAAAATGTTATGCGGCAATTGACAGAGGCTACTACCTCCATCTCTTCAAAATTGGGAGTGATGAATAATAAAGCCGGCAATATTAACAATGTAGTAGTGACGATTACTAAAGTTGCCGATCAAACTAGCATCCTGTCGCTGAATGCAGCAATTGAAGCCGAAAAAGCCGGAGAGTATGGCGCAGGCTTTGCTGTTGTTGCTAGAGAAATTCGACGGCTTGCCAATCAAACAGCTGTCGCTACCTTGGAAATTGAGCAAATTGTCAAAGATATGCAATCGGCGGTAACAATAGGCGTGATGGAAATGGATAAATTCCACAAATCAGTCAATGATAGTGTCGAACGCGTCAGCAAGATTAGTTACCAAGTTGCTGAAGTGATTAACAAAGTGCAAAGTCTGCCTCCTAGATTTCAGCAGGTGAGCCAGAGTATAGAAGAACAATCTGAAGGCGCACAGCAAATTAGTGAGGCTATGGGGCAACTAAGCCAAGCCTCTGAGCAAACAGTGGATGCTTTGCGTGAGACTAACAATGCCTTAGAGCAATTAGATGATGCTGCTAGAGGATTACGAAACTCAATATCCTCTAAAAATTGA
- a CDS encoding CheR family methyltransferase, protein MSITDIEKLLSKRIGINCNIIGSKKIAKAINNRCLACNTNDIKIYFQLLQNSSEEFAELVEQIVIPETYFFRDRKSFDFLMSFVRSQWLSRSGQSKLRFLSIPCSTGEEPYSIAIALIEVGLSPSDFCIDAVDISKQAIVKAQQGTYGKNSFRSEALVDRNRYFQQIVEKYKVCSLIQNLVNFKQGNILNIFVNMQLQYDVIFCRNLLIYLEDSACTEVLKVLNRLLLPNGLLFVGTAETAKVPSHLFTSIRQPFTVYKKKSEVTISENSHHPPEVNKQNSQTKKVYFGTSLFDSPEILVKNVSSLPIIPTGSVSQTSSKETQPAVQESKFWELARQLADGGHTEAAIKHCNDYLEHVSSTDPQIYTLLGTLYQAKANNVQAEQFFRKALYLNPNDYEALMHLALLKEHRGDLIGASILKERIQKLQQNF, encoded by the coding sequence ATGTCAATCACAGACATTGAGAAATTATTAAGTAAGAGAATAGGTATTAATTGTAATATTATTGGCTCAAAAAAGATTGCCAAGGCAATAAATAATCGCTGTCTAGCTTGTAATACAAACGATATAAAAATTTATTTTCAACTTTTACAAAACTCATCAGAAGAATTTGCAGAATTAGTTGAACAAATAGTTATTCCAGAAACATATTTTTTTCGCGATCGCAAATCTTTTGATTTTCTCATGAGTTTTGTACGTTCGCAGTGGCTTAGCAGATCTGGTCAATCTAAACTTCGTTTTTTAAGTATACCTTGCTCCACTGGTGAAGAACCTTATTCAATAGCGATCGCCTTGATAGAAGTAGGCTTATCTCCCTCAGATTTTTGCATTGATGCAGTTGACATTAGCAAACAGGCGATCGTCAAAGCGCAGCAAGGAACTTATGGTAAAAATTCATTTCGGAGTGAAGCATTGGTTGACCGTAACCGTTATTTTCAACAAATAGTAGAAAAGTATAAAGTTTGCTCGTTGATACAAAATTTAGTGAACTTTAAACAGGGAAATATTCTCAATATATTTGTGAATATGCAATTACAATATGATGTGATATTCTGTCGCAACTTGTTGATTTATCTAGAAGATTCTGCATGTACCGAAGTTTTAAAAGTTCTGAATCGTCTCTTATTGCCAAATGGATTACTCTTTGTTGGGACTGCTGAAACTGCAAAAGTTCCTAGTCATCTATTTACCTCAATTCGCCAACCTTTTACTGTTTATAAAAAGAAATCAGAAGTAACGATCAGTGAAAACTCACATCATCCACCAGAAGTAAACAAGCAGAATAGTCAAACTAAAAAAGTATATTTTGGAACTTCTCTTTTCGACTCGCCAGAAATCCTAGTTAAAAATGTCTCATCTTTACCAATTATTCCCACTGGTTCGGTTTCTCAAACATCCTCAAAAGAAACTCAGCCAGCTGTTCAAGAAAGCAAATTTTGGGAATTAGCTAGACAATTAGCCGATGGAGGACATACAGAAGCTGCTATCAAACATTGTAATGACTATTTGGAGCATGTTTCTTCTACTGATCCTCAAATTTACACTTTGCTAGGAACATTATATCAAGCAAAAGCAAACAATGTTCAAGCTGAACAATTTTTCCGAAAAGCGCTTTATTTAAATCCTAATGATTATGAAGCACTAATGCACCTTGCCCTTTTAAAAGAACATCGTGGCGATTTAATTGGTGCATCTATTCTCAAAGAGCGAATCCAGAAACTACAGCAAAATTTTTAA
- a CDS encoding chemotaxis protein CheW, with the protein MLMLLFSISNNVYAIESSHVIEVIPRVSYREVHHVPSYVSGLFNYRGAIVPVIDLCQLIRGTSSQANLSTRVFIISYPTQEGDNFKYVGLMAERVIKTVKKAASDFLTSGIQTNEAPYLGKMIMDEKGMIQHIDLEKLLNILKQINLLEIGV; encoded by the coding sequence ATGCTAATGTTACTTTTTTCTATTAGCAATAATGTATATGCAATAGAAAGTTCTCATGTGATAGAAGTAATTCCTAGAGTTTCTTATAGAGAAGTTCATCACGTACCAAGTTATGTATCTGGCCTATTTAATTATCGAGGTGCAATTGTTCCAGTTATCGATCTTTGTCAATTAATTCGTGGAACATCAAGTCAAGCCAACTTAAGTACACGGGTATTTATTATTAGTTATCCTACTCAAGAAGGTGATAATTTTAAGTATGTTGGTTTGATGGCAGAGCGAGTTATTAAAACAGTTAAAAAAGCAGCAAGCGACTTTTTAACATCTGGTATTCAAACAAATGAAGCACCATACTTAGGAAAAATGATTATGGATGAGAAAGGTATGATTCAACATATAGATTTAGAAAAATTGCTGAATATTTTAAAACAGATAAATCTATTAGAAATTGGAGTATAG
- a CDS encoding cyclic nucleotide-binding domain-containing protein produces MKTNLVDFPYFRALKGSDFDWLESIGQKKTYQPGTILIEEGKSTSSMYICIAGSLKVTSSASGTDSQQFTTFTAGEVIGETLLLDQQIATVTVKVDETSELLVLPKQQLTERLESDWDFAARFYHLLAVNLSEQLRKLTKLMATRNIKEGEPLRKVLVVFATLNDSDISWMIANGTAKKAGSGTVLIQQEQAVPAVYLLLEGMLGIYVNINNNGLVEEKKVAQRVKGDILGEMSFVDGGFASASVKTMENAWVLALPQAQLSAKFQEDRGFAYRFYRSLALILSNRCLDLLSRGSTANLNYKNLELLSDDIEAEDELDMDLLEGTAIAGKRFDWMIQQLRH; encoded by the coding sequence ATGAAAACAAATCTTGTTGATTTTCCTTATTTCCGCGCTCTTAAAGGCAGTGATTTTGATTGGCTAGAGTCAATTGGACAAAAGAAAACTTATCAACCGGGAACAATATTGATTGAAGAGGGTAAGTCCACTTCATCAATGTATATTTGTATAGCCGGCAGTCTCAAAGTTACTTCATCTGCATCAGGAACAGATTCACAACAATTTACTACATTTACTGCTGGTGAAGTCATTGGAGAAACACTATTGTTAGACCAGCAAATAGCAACTGTAACAGTGAAAGTTGATGAGACTTCAGAACTTTTAGTTTTACCCAAACAACAACTTACAGAGCGATTGGAAAGCGATTGGGATTTTGCTGCTCGCTTTTATCATTTATTAGCAGTTAATTTATCTGAACAACTACGCAAATTAACTAAATTAATGGCAACTAGAAATATTAAAGAAGGAGAACCATTAAGAAAAGTTTTAGTAGTATTTGCAACTTTAAATGACAGTGATATTTCCTGGATGATTGCTAATGGAACAGCAAAAAAGGCAGGATCAGGAACAGTTTTAATTCAGCAGGAGCAAGCAGTTCCTGCTGTTTATTTATTGTTAGAAGGCATGTTAGGTATTTATGTCAATATTAATAACAATGGTTTAGTAGAAGAGAAAAAAGTTGCCCAGCGCGTTAAGGGTGACATCTTAGGTGAAATGTCCTTTGTAGATGGAGGTTTTGCTTCAGCAAGCGTGAAAACAATGGAAAATGCTTGGGTTTTGGCATTACCGCAGGCTCAACTATCTGCAAAGTTTCAAGAAGATAGGGGATTTGCATATCGTTTTTATCGCTCTCTTGCCTTGATTTTATCTAATCGTTGCTTGGATTTACTCTCTCGTGGTAGTACTGCCAATCTCAACTACAAAAATCTAGAGTTGCTATCAGATGATATTGAAGCAGAAGACGAACTCGATATGGACTTATTAGAAGGAACTGCGATCGCTGGTAAACGTTTTGACTGGATGATTCAACAACTTCGGCATTAA